TGCATCTCTTTCATTTGTTGTGGTAAATGAAGCTAAGCATTTCACTTAAGCACCAAAACCATTCAGGATTCAGACTGAGGCCCTATGTCTCAcgccctgctttgagcaggggtGGTGGACCAAGTATCTCCAGAAGGTCCCCACCAATCAGACTCTTCAAAAGTCTAAGTTAATGCCACCAAAACTATCACAAGAAATCAAACAGGAAAGTTGCCAGCTACTAGCTGTCAGCTGGAAAGCACTATGGTTTACAGTAGTTTTGATTTGGATGAGGAGGGGAATTTTGGCCCTCATGGAGAGTTATTTTTGATCATTGAGCCAACTGGATCCTTAACTTAAAGCATATCCTCACCTCCTAAGCTTTATCAGGTCCTTCCAAAACAGCCAGCTTGTGTGCTTGCCTCTGTCCAGAAAGAGCCCAGTGTTCTGATAATGTGCCATgattttaatttgcaaaaatCAAAGCCAAACAAGTATTTCATGTCTGACTTGCTGGTTTGTTCTGTGTGTATGGTCAGTCCATTGTTCTCACCCACAatcctcctccctccccgccTCCTCCACTGGCACAGGTGGGAAAGTACTCAGTGACTCAATAAGCTTGTGCTGAACTGTGAAAATCCTTTGTGCTCTCAGTGGCCTGAacaaagaacattttcaaattcCTCTGAGTTTTGCAAAGAGGTAGGTCAGTGATTGCTGGATGTTATTTCACACACTTCTTTTGAATTAACATGAAATTACAAACGAAAATCAATTATATTCTAAAAGTAGTACTATTGATACGATTgaccaaattattttcctggtCTTGGAATGAGGCACAGATTTTGTACCCTTAAGTAGGATTTAGCCTCTGGATTTTAGTCATCCAAAAGTGGTTTAACTAGTCTGAatcatctttcctttttctagagttaatggagagaaaatgtaatCTTGAGTGAACACTATATCCCACTTTGCTTGGATAGAATGAGATGCCTGTTGATGTGCTTAGCACGAGGGAGCCCAGAGAGCTGGCTCAAAGGTGAGTGTTCTCAGTATCTGGAGTCACATGAGGTGGAGCCCACCAAAAGAAATCACAGTCTAAATATGAAAACCACGCCTAAGGTGCAAACCCACCAGAGAAGTGTCATGAAATTGTGGGCAACTCTGTAGCATCATCACCAAAAATCCTCCTATAAGATTTAGTAGAGTCTAAAACtgcaggattaaaaaaatatttgaaagagcAAAGGGAATTGTTTGATATGTGAAAAGAGGAGAGCGGTTCTGGCACACTTCAACAGAGATCGAATTTTTGAATCCACCCCTTCTGCTACCTCCACCCCCAAAATCTGAAAACTTCCTGATTTGTGTTCATCAATAATTAAGAGCCCATCAGCAATACTCAGAGGGAGCTTGCATTGCACTTCTGAGCAGCCAGTTAGTAATATACGGTGGAGAGATCCTCTTTTTCAAATCCCAAGGCTCCAGGCCATGCAATGCTAGTATTGCATTTTCAATTAGCTTCTGAGTGAACGCTTGGCATATGTGGAAGTGAGCCGGTACACAATTAGCTTATTGTTCCTTTCAGCTTTCTGCTGAGAGGATCTGAAGGGCTGCTGAAGAGAGGggataggggaaaaaaaaaaagaaaatagccaAGGCAGTGGCATCTCTGTGGATGTGGAATACGGGAGTCGCTCGGCTGGCGCAGATTCCCGGGCTAAGTCGGGAGTTACAGCTGTTCCTGcggagctccagcctggccctggggacGGCACCGGGGCGCAGGCACAGACCCAGTCTCAAGCTCCAGGCTCTCCTCTCGTCTGTCTCACCTCGGCATCACCATGGAgccaaacagccccaaaaaaatacagtttgctGTGCCCCTGTTTCAGAGCCAAATAGAtcctgaggcagctgagcaggTAAGGAGAATAAGTTTCCGTTTCGGGGGAATGGGGTGGGAAAAGGGCAAGATGTGGGTGAGCACAAGTGATACTTGTGGCCTAAAGGCTTTTCTAGCTTCTGTCAGTGAAACTGTAGATTAAATACTCTGGAGGTTATAGTGATGTTTGATACACTAAAAGAGGGAGAAGGATATGTCCTCCACCCAGAATAAGGCTTCCTCACCTTGGGTAGGTTGGTTAATGTATATTTGTTGTGCCTTTTCTGTAACTGCACTTCTACCCTAATACTTACATTTCACATAAATACACTCAATGAATACATTCTCAACAAATCAATTCAAGTGTGCTATATGTACataaagcaaagcacaaagTTCATAATAGGTACCTAACAGAAAT
This genomic interval from Motacilla alba alba isolate MOTALB_02 chromosome 7, Motacilla_alba_V1.0_pri, whole genome shotgun sequence contains the following:
- the PPP1R1C gene encoding LOW QUALITY PROTEIN: protein phosphatase 1 regulatory subunit 1C (The sequence of the model RefSeq protein was modified relative to this genomic sequence to represent the inferred CDS: deleted 1 base in 1 codon) — its product is MWNTGVARLAQIPGLSRELQLFLRSSAWPWGRHRGAGTDPVSSSRLSSRLSHLGITMEPNSPKKIQFAVPLFQSQIDPEAAEQIRKRRPTPASLVIMNEHMPPEKDEKRTNISQAESQSASPKQRKQSVFTPPALKGIKHLKSQSESVFPEEEEALGEREEEWGH